The following are encoded together in the Mesoplodon densirostris isolate mMesDen1 chromosome 2, mMesDen1 primary haplotype, whole genome shotgun sequence genome:
- the MFAP2 gene encoding microfibrillar-associated protein 2 isoform X1 encodes MRAAYLFLLFLPAGLLAQGQYDLDPLPPFPDHVQYTHYSDQIDNPDYYDYQEVTPRPPEEQFQFQSQQQVQQEVIPAPTLEPGTVETEPTEPGPLDCREEQYPCTRLYSIHKPCRQCLNEVCFYSLRRVYVINKEICVRTVCAHEELLRADLCRDKFSKCGVMASSGLCQSVAASCARSCGGC; translated from the exons ATGAGAGCTGCCTACCTCTTCCTGCTGTTCCTGCCTG CAGGCCTGCTGGCTCAGGGCCAGTACGACCTGGATCCGCTGCCTCCGTTCCCAGACCACGTCCAGTACACCCACTATAGCGACCAGATCG aCAACCCGGACTACTATGATTATCAAG AGGTGACTCCTCGGCCCCCGGAGGAGCAGTTTCAGTTCCAGTCCCAGCAGCAAGTCCAACAGGAAGTCATACCAGCTCCCACCTTAG AACCAGGAACTGTAGAGACGGAGCCCACGGAGCCTGGGCCTCTGG ACTGCCGCGAGGAGCAGTACCCGTGTACCCGCCTCTACTCCATACACAAGCCTTGCAGACAGTGTCTCAACGAGGTCTGCTTCTACAG CCTCCGCCGTGTGTATGTCATCAACAAGGAAATCTGTGTCCGCACGGTCTGTGCCCACGAGGAGCTCCTGCGAG CTGACCTGTGTCGTGACAAGTTCTCCAAATGTGGCGTGATGGCCAGCAGCGGCCTGTGCCAATCTGTGGCAGCCTCCTGTGCCAGGAGCTGCGGGGGCTGCTAG
- the MFAP2 gene encoding microfibrillar-associated protein 2 isoform X2, with product MRAAYLFLLFLPGLLAQGQYDLDPLPPFPDHVQYTHYSDQIDNPDYYDYQEVTPRPPEEQFQFQSQQQVQQEVIPAPTLEPGTVETEPTEPGPLDCREEQYPCTRLYSIHKPCRQCLNEVCFYSLRRVYVINKEICVRTVCAHEELLRADLCRDKFSKCGVMASSGLCQSVAASCARSCGGC from the exons ATGAGAGCTGCCTACCTCTTCCTGCTGTTCCTGCCTG GCCTGCTGGCTCAGGGCCAGTACGACCTGGATCCGCTGCCTCCGTTCCCAGACCACGTCCAGTACACCCACTATAGCGACCAGATCG aCAACCCGGACTACTATGATTATCAAG AGGTGACTCCTCGGCCCCCGGAGGAGCAGTTTCAGTTCCAGTCCCAGCAGCAAGTCCAACAGGAAGTCATACCAGCTCCCACCTTAG AACCAGGAACTGTAGAGACGGAGCCCACGGAGCCTGGGCCTCTGG ACTGCCGCGAGGAGCAGTACCCGTGTACCCGCCTCTACTCCATACACAAGCCTTGCAGACAGTGTCTCAACGAGGTCTGCTTCTACAG CCTCCGCCGTGTGTATGTCATCAACAAGGAAATCTGTGTCCGCACGGTCTGTGCCCACGAGGAGCTCCTGCGAG CTGACCTGTGTCGTGACAAGTTCTCCAAATGTGGCGTGATGGCCAGCAGCGGCCTGTGCCAATCTGTGGCAGCCTCCTGTGCCAGGAGCTGCGGGGGCTGCTAG